GCATCCAACCCCTGGGAGCAATGTATTTCTTTACCTTCCCTCCTGGGCAGACCCCTTACAGGCCTGGGCATTGCCATGGGCCCTGGGTCTTCCCAGGCTAAGGAAAACCAGGAACAGCTATAACCTTGAGCTGGTGAAATAGGGCAGATGAGAAAGCTATCTCCTCCAGACCCCTACCCCTATGCAGTGGCCCCACAATACGAAAACCTGGGGTAGTTTCCAAGGTCAGCATAGAGCCTGCCTGTGCCCAGTTCCTTCTGGCCATCAGGTGGCCAAGCCTATCTCATCACCCTCCAGATAGGGTCCCACTCCCAGAACAAgctgctggggtggggtgggaggctgCCTAAGCCTGTCTCTGCTTCAGAGGCCCCTCCAGTCCCTGGCTGTGGGGTAACTGGGGGTATGAGCTGTGGCCACAGGTGAGCAAGGCAGGGAAGTGCAATCCAGCCCTGGCCGCGGGAGGGGCCATCTCTGGCCAGTGCTGCTGTGCCTTCAAGGACTGACAAGTTACGTAGGGGCAGAGGTCACCAGCTAGCCATTGTCTCCTCCATCTGGGGGGCGTCTGTCCACTTGTCACCTTAGGTTTTCACTCACTTGTCACCttggggttttgctctgtgtgTTTCATATCCAACAGCAATACTTACAGGGGAACAGAGTCCCCTAAATCACTCCAGTCCTGCggtttttacaaaaataaagggggggaccctgggcctggagTTCTCTCCCAAACTTTGTCCGGCCTCCAGGCCTGTTCGCTGCGTTTCTAAGGAACTTGACCCTGGCCTCACTGGGGAGGGAGTTGTCTTCGTAGCACACCCAGAGCCAGGGATCCCTTTGTAGTTTTTTGACAACTGAGCATTTCTCTTCTGTACAGGACCCAATAAAAACTTCCGTATGATTTGCACCTGGCATTCCAAGGCTGGTTTCATGGAAAACCCTTCTACAAGCTCACAGCAGGGCTGGCCAGCTGCCCCTTGTCTTCCTCTGGAACCTGAGTTCTGGTAGTGTGCCATTTTTGGGGGGGTTGGACTTGCTCTCTGTCTTCACACAAATGCTCCAGTCCCACCAGCGACTGAGGAGTGAGATGGTCCTGGAGTAACAACAGGATAAAGCAGTGGAGTGGGCTCTACAGCCCACCAGTGGAGGAAAGGCCCTGTTAGCCCAGGTGGCAACCCCGGCCCCAGGGTTGGCACCTGGGGCTGCTAGTCACCGTGAGCTTGACTGAAGAGAGCGAACAGGTCAGGGCAATAGGAGCTGGGCCTAAGCCACCTGGGACTTGTTGAGCCCCTGTCCCCACTCCGCCCTCCTGGAATTTGGAGGCAGGACCTTTGGGTCCGCAGTGCAACACCGCCACCTGGTGGACTGCGGAGGGATTTGTCCTGGCCTGTACTCCACCCCACACCGCAGGAAGCACAGACCCGAGAGGCCAACCTGGACGGCGACAGCCGGCACCCCCACCCTCGCCCCAACTCCAGCGAGCCCATTAGGTGCGACTGTGGAGCCGGCTTTTGAAGGACCGTGGGTCCTTCACGCTTTTGGATCAGGACGGGTTTAGTGCCCTGCAGGCCAGGGCACTAAAGTCCAAAAAGAGAAGAGCTTCTATAGAAAGTTCGTATTTGTGGTTCCAAAGTATGCACCTAAGTAGGCATCGCAGGGGTGGGACACATTAGACCTCTAATGTCCTCTTGATACACACTTCACAGATTCGCGCTGGCTTTATTCTGAATTATAAGCTGTCGGAAGGAGGTGCCAGGATCTCTGACCCCACAACCCCAGCTCCCCCTCGCTGGCCCGGGGTCCTGGGCCAGAAGCCCAGGGGAAGAAAATCTGACCTGAGAACCTCCCACCACCGAAGTCCGTGCGCAGCAGTGACCTCGTTGTGGACCATTAAAGTGGTGCAGCGCGCTCCGAGAGCCACCCAGGGTTTGGATTCTCCGGCAGCCCTAGGGATCTGGAGCTGCGGGGGTCTACGGGGTCCGGGCCTGGAATGTGGGCCAGGGTCTTTGTCGAGCGAAAGGCGTTCCCCTCTCCCACGAGAGGCATCGGGTCCACTTTTGCAGCCCTCAAGCTGGTGCCACCAAGCAATGGGTCCCTTCTAGGAACCGCGTGGGCGGGGCGTCCGGGTGGGGCGGTGCATCTTAGGGGCggggattctgagaagggcaGGCCTCGGGGAATGCGCCGGCCGGGTGGGCAGCACTGCTTGCGGAGGAGGTCTTTGGAAGCCAAGAGGGTCCCGGGTTAGGGGAGGCTGGGGGCCCCTCGCCGGCGGGGCGGGGCCAAGCGCGCTTTGTACCGGTGGGAACCTGGCGCCCGCGGTCCGCTGAATGGGCCGGGGCGGGGCAGCAATTCTCCTCGCTGCGAGGGGTCAGCTCTGCGCTGCTGCCAACTGAGACATTCCCACCGCTGCGCGGCAGccgggcgggggtggggggcgggttGCCCGCCAGGGGTCCCTGGGAAAGGGGCTCAGCCCAGGACACCCCCTCCCAGCCCCTCCGGAGGATGCGCGGAGAGCGAGCGGTCCGGCGTGTGTAGGTGGAGCTGGAGTGGGGGTGGATTATGCCCAGACGCGCAGACCCAGTCCGGAAGGGCTGGGAGTATTTCCCTGCGCTAGCGGGGTGTGCGGCCCTCTCCAAGCCACCCCCGACCTAGGACCAGAACGGACGACTGGAAGGTCCCGGCAGTCACTGTGGGCGTGCTGAAAATAGTCCCTGTGTCGCGAGACCAAATAGGGAGCGCCTTCAGTTCAGGCCATCCCCGGGGCTTCACCAGGGCCGCCACACGCGCAGGCCCAGCCCAGGGCTCTCGGCGCAGCGACTCGACGCTGGCTGCGGCGGGGGAACGCTGGCGGACGAGCCGGGGAGACCTCCGGGGAGGAGGAGCGGGGGTGGTGGGGACCGCGGGCCGCTGGCGGCCGGAGCAGGAGCCCAGACGGCGGGGGTGCAGGGGCCGCACAGCGCGGGCGCCTCCTGGCCCAGCCCGGCGCTGTCCATGGTGCTGCCGGCGGCCCGCTCGGACACCAGGGGGTAGAGCAGGCCGCCGCTGACCTCATCTCCGCGCCGAAGGAGCTGGCTCACGCCGGGCAGGCAGCTGCGGAAGCCCGACGGGTGCTCGGCTCCGCTGGGCACAGGCCAGAGCCCTGTGGGGAAGAGCGGACGAGAgaaacgggggggggggggggggggggggggggggggagaggaaaggagggaagaagtgTGTTGACGAAGGGAAGAGGAGGGCGGAGAGGTCAGACGACCCGAACGTCTCCCCCGGGGTCCAAACCTCCTACCACCCAGATCGCAATCGCACAGCCAGCCCAGGCTTTACtgctcctccctccacccctaGCGAGCTGGGGCCCCCTCCTCACCAGCTGCCCACCTGCCTCCGAGCAGtcctctttatttttgagataggggtcttgctgtcttgttatgttgcccaggctggtctcaaaagcCCAGGCTCAAGAGGTCCTTGAGGCATCCCTGGCTCTGATCCCACAAGCCTCCCCCTACTCCCTCCAGCCCTCCCCTGTACCTTGCAAGGAGTTCTGAAGGCTTCTCATGTACTTCACGCTCAACTCCAGGATGTCGGCCTTCTCCAACTTGCGCTTCCGGATCTACCCCACCATGGAAAGGTCTATTAGGCCGGCCTCCCGAGGTGGAGACAGGGAGGCTGGGATCGTATCACCcagccacccccaccctgcctgAGTCTCACCTGGTGCGAGTAGTGTTTCTCCAGCAGCGACTTCAGCTGCTCCAGTGACACATTGATGCGTGCCCGTCGCTTTTTCTCCATCAGTGGCTTGGAGATCTGCAGATGAACAGCCTTCAGAGTGTGGGACTGCCACCCTCCTGCCCTCTGCCCCCCCACCTCGTGGGGAAGGGCGCCTGCCCCTCACCCCTCAAGACCCCAGACCTTTCGAAAATTGCCGGGGAGGCTGCCCCGGGGAGCAGGCTCCGTGCCCATGTTGCAGTCCATGCACCAGTGCGAGGCAGTGCTGCCTTTATAGGGACCCTCGTTTACATGTCAATGAGGCCCTCTGGACTCTAGAAACCTCGAGGAGGAGGGGACCAAGGGAAGACGCATCGGGAAGctccccacctccttccctcAGCCCCCTCCCATAGCCCAGGCTTCNNNNNNNNNNNNNNNNNNNNNNNNNNNNNNNNNNNNNNNNNNNNNNNNNNNNNNNNNNNNNNNNNNNNNNNNNNNNNNNNNNNNNNNNNNNNNNNNNNNNccccccccccccgcctcccGAGGGacctcccttctcctttctctgtcttttccttaTCTCTCTGGCCTCCACCACTTCCCAAGTCTGAGGACCCCTACCATGCCCACCCCCTCCACGCCCATCCTGTCCCAATTCCTGTAAGTTCTCCAGTCCCACTTGCCAAGTCCTTGATACCCTGGAGTGCAAGCATTCCGGGGGCCACCTACTGGGTAGGTACCTGGGCCAGCT
The genomic region above belongs to Piliocolobus tephrosceles isolate RC106 chromosome 1, ASM277652v3, whole genome shotgun sequence and contains:
- the HES3 gene encoding transcription factor HES-3, giving the protein MEKKRRARINVSLEQLKSLLEKHYSHQIRKRKLEKADILELSVKYMRSLQNSLQGLWPVPSGAEHPSGFRSCLPGVSQLLRRGDEVSGGLLYPLVSERAAGSTMDSAGLGQEAPALCGPCTPAVWAPAPAASGPRSPPPPLLLPGGLPGSSASVPPPQPASSRCAESPGLGLRVWRPW